Proteins from a genomic interval of Apium graveolens cultivar Ventura unplaced genomic scaffold, ASM990537v1 ctg6836, whole genome shotgun sequence:
- the LOC141703606 gene encoding uncharacterized protein LOC141703606, whose translation MGSGTNLDNIIAGAHGFHKTKYNKKFNFDKHWNDLKRHPKWRQPKETNNGSAKRTKFSDFGNYSSLMNETPTDENVVESPVRPKGTKAAKREGKKSAIKIYTTDENSDLSKEFIEEGSSTTTKRVICKDREAGHERLERDYFAQNPVYPLDTFRRRFRMGRHVVLRIVDALSNFDPYFQQKVDALERKGLSPLQNSRRPYACWHMELERMQLMIMCALPNSNDVQRLIKMGKARGFPGMMGSIDYMHLQWKNCPKAWKGMFMRGHKGVPTILLNVVASSDLWI comes from the exons ATGGGGAGTGGTACAAATTTGGACAACATAATTGCGGGAGCTCATGGTTTCCATAAAACTAAATACAATAAGAAGTTTAATTTTGACAAGCATTGGAATGATCTAAAGAGACATCCTAAATGGAGACAGCCTAAAGAGACAAATAATGGAAGTGCAAAGAGAACTAAATTTAGTGATTTTGGGAACTACTCATCATTGATGAATGAAACACCAACAGATGAGAATGTTGTTGAATCACCGGTTCGTCCTAAAGGTACAAAAGCAGCTAAGAGGGAGGGGAAAAAAAG TGCAATCAAAATATATACTACGGATGAGAACTCTGATTTGTCTAAAGAATTTATTGAAGAAGGCTCGTCAACCACGACTAAACGAGTGATATGCAAAGACCGTGAAGCGGGTCATGAACGATTGGAGAGAGATTATTTTGCTCAAAATCCAGTATACCCTCTAGATACATTCCGACGACGGTTTCGAATGGGAAGACACGTGGTCCTTCGAATTGTGGATGCTCTTTCAAATTTTGATCCATATTTTCAGCAGAAGGTTGATGCATTGGAAAGAAAGGGCCTATCACCTTTACAAAATTCACGGCGGCCATACGCATGTTGGCATATGGAATTGGAACGGATGCAGTTGATGATTATGTGTGCATTG CCAAACTCAAATGATGTACAACGTCTCATAAAAATGGGAAAGGCTCGCGGTTTTCCCGGAATGATGGGGAGTATTGACTACATGCATTTGCAGTGGAAAAATTGCCCTAAAGCATGGAAAGGGATGTTCATGAGGGGTCATAAAGGAGTTCCAACAATATTGCTTAATGTTGTTGCCTCATCGGACCTATGGATATGA
- the LOC141703607 gene encoding uncharacterized protein LOC141703607: MGYVRETIPRPQGEKRKLFSKYQEGHRKNVEMTFGVLQSQFAIVHDPTQFWDKEDLAKIMRACIILHNMIVEDERDTYATPFGALPSYDDATYDLTPPNLGEESLASNEMYIGRTIQLCNRQKHRQLQFDLVEHITMFHNND; the protein is encoded by the coding sequence ATGGGCTACGTTCGTGAAACAATTCCACGCCCACAGGGTGAAAAGAGAAAATTGTTCTCCAAATATCAAGAAGGTCATCGAAAAAACGTAGAAATGACATTTGGCGTGTTGCAATCTCAATTTGCAATTGTACATGATCCAACACAATTTTGGGATAAAGAAGATCTCGCTAAAATAATGAGAGCGTGTATTATACTACATAATATGATCGTTGAGGATGAGAGAGACACATACGCCACTCCCTTTGGCGCTTTACCATCTTACGATGATGCAACATATGACTTAACGCCTCCAAACTTAGGCGAAGAATCTTTAGCCTCTAATGAAATGTATATCGGAAGGACTATCCAACTTTGTAACAGGCAGAAACACCGTCAACTACAATTCGATCTGGTTGAGCATATCACAATGTTCCATAATAATGATTAA